The genomic DNA CAGTTGTTAGCCTGTTTAAAGGTAGACAGCGCTAACGCTTACCAACAGCGGGCCGCCGAGATGCAACTGTTTACTAAGCAGCAACAGACCATGGCTCCGGCAGAAAAAAAACAAGCAATGGCGAGGTACTGCATGTTGGTGATTAGAGTGTGCGATCAGCATGGTGAAGTCATAGAGCATCATGACTATGATATTTTGCTACTGGCCGGAAAGGCTTATAAACCTAACCAATTGCCCAAGGGCTTTTTAGTCGACAAGCAAATGAATACTCAGTCACACTGTTTGGTTTACTATCTTGATGCTGATAAAATGTCACAAATTAAAGATGGCTGTTTTGGTATTCAGGTATTGGCTCGGCCAAATAAAGGATTTAGTTTTTACCACAATGCCCAGTTTCGCTCTGAAGGCTTAGCCATTGAGCAAGTGTTTGCTGCTAACCAAACCAGCTATTTAGATATTAGGCTGCATCGAGAAGTCGATGAAAATGTGTTTCGTTTTGTTGCGGCCGATAAGCCTAGAGCCAGCTTTAAAGGCATTAAACCCTCGGGCAATGAGCTTGATTAAGCGTTAGCAAAGGTGAATTTCGTTGAAAAACACAATTAAACAATTAACGGTGAAGATGCCAGCTGGGCATTTGCTTAGTGTGTTTTTATTGTGGCTAAGTTTTAGCCCCAACTCTCAAGCCAGCTGTGCAGAGCAAGCGTTTCAATGTTGGCGTTATAGTGGAGAGCAGGAGCAGAGCCTTAGCTGCAATATGAAGGTTTGCGCTACTGCCAACAGCATGGATATTTATTGGTCTTTAGCCGACGGCACCGCTATTCATGAATATGGTGAGCAGCAGCAAACGCAGATTTTGCTCAATCAGCAGCCGGCATTTGCGTTGCCGCAGACAATTTTGCAGGATGAGCTGCACTGTATTAGCTCGGATTTGCGAGTCATTTATTGTGTGTCAGACTTATCGCTGTAGCATTTAAGCTTGTTTCTAAACGGCTTTTGACGAAGATTATTTACAATTAGTGGTAATTTACTTAATCGCTTGTCTAAGACGCGCTACACTCTAAATCACTAAATTCAATCACTATTTGGAGTTGAGCCATGTTTAAGGCACTGGTACTCGAGCAAGTCGAAAAACAAACTAAGGCAAGCATTCAGCAACTAGAAGACAGCGCGCTTCCCGAGGCTGATGTGGTGGTTAAAGTTGACTACTCTTCGCTTAATTACAAGGATGGCTTGGCGATTACAGGTAAGGGCAAAATTGTGCGCCAGTTTCCTATGGTGCCTGGTATTGACCTCGCCGGACAGGTAGAAAGCTCACACGATCCCCGTTTTGCCAGCGGTGATAAAGTGGTTCTCACTGGGTGGGGCGTAGGCGAAGGACATTGGGGCGGAATGGCAGAAAAAGCCAGCCTAAAAGCCGATTGGTTGGTTCCTCTGCCCGAAGGTTTATCGGCCCAACAAGCGATGATCATCGGTACTGCGGGTTTTACCGCTATGTTATGTGTGCAGGCATTGGTGGATGCTGGCATTACTCCTGAATCTGGTGAGATCCTTGTTACCGGTGCCAGTGGCGGGGTGGGTTCGGTAGCGGTGTGTTTGCTGGCTCAATTAGGTTATAAGGTCGCCGCAGTTACTGGGCGTGTAGAGCAAAACAGCCAATTACTCACCGACTTAGGCGCCAGCCGCGTGATTGACCGCGCTGAATTTGCCGAGGCGGCTCGCCCTCTAGAGAAGCAGTTGTGGGCGGGTGCTGTAGATACTGTGGGCAGCAATATGTTGGCCAAAGTATTAGCGCAAATCGACTATAACGGGGCTGTTGCTGCTTGTGGTTTAGCGGGGGGCTTTGATTTACCCACCACAGTGATGCCATTTATTTTGCGGAATGTGAGTTTGTTAGGCATTGATTCAGTTAATTGCCCAAGTGCTAAACGCGTAAAAGCCTGGCAACGTTTAGCTGAGTTATTACCCGATAGCTATTATCAGCAAGCTTGCAGCGAAGTCAGTTTGGAGCAAGTGCCAGAATATGCTGAAGCGATTACCAATGGCCAAGTCACCGGTCGAGTGGTGATAAAGCTATAAGCTGCTCTTTATTTGCTTGAAAAGCCGGCTTTAAAGCCGGTTTTTTATTGCCTCTGATTTGAGTTGTGGGTTTTTCTCATCTTTATGTGAGCGGGTTTAGGGGAGATAGCTGTGGCTTTCCCGAAAGAAGGCTGGCTAATAAGGGGGGCGAATATTGTATTATTTTTACCGAAATTAAGAAGCATTATTTGGCCTTAAATAGGTCTGTTTCTAAGTGATAAATTGTGGAGCCTGGCTAGCTTTAGAACATTGTAAGGATAGATTAAGTGTCTGTTTGGATATTTAAAAAAATGAAATTTTATTGTTAAGTTATTGCTGCAATTAGAAAACATAGCTTAAGGAGCGGCCTTGCCTTACGTTTTATTCGCAGTGGCAATGAAATTATCGCGAGCAAGTAAACATATATCTTGTTTGGGGCTAGGTGCAATTGAGCATTTGCAGTAATATTAGTCATACTTAATGGGTTTTACTGTTTTATTAGCCATGGTTATTGCTCAATGGTTATGGCTAATACAATATTTTTCAGGATTCATTTATGTCTAATGGTTTCACGCCTATAAAAGGGGCTGCTCGTAGCCTGCATTTACAGGTTGCTAGAGAGATTGCTCGGCGAATTTTATCGGGAAGCTTAGCTCAGGGCAGTATTATTCCGGGCGAACTGGAGTTATGTCAGCAATTTGGGGTTAGCCGAACCGCCTTAAGGGAAGCAATTAAATTGCTCAACTCCAAGGGCTTGCTTGAGTCTCGGCCCAAGATTGGTACGCGAGTGCGAGATCGCGAATATTGGAATTTTTTAGATCCTCAATTGCTTGATTGGATGTTGGGCTTAGAAAATACCGAGTTTGCTTACCGTGAGTTTTTAGCGCTACGACGTGCTATAGAGCCAGAAGCGGCAGCCTTAGCTGCGCGTAATGCTACAGCCGAATTGCGCATGCGCTTATCGGAAGTATTTCAGGCGATGATGGCTTCAGTATCCAGTGATGGAGACTTAAGCGCTTGGGCTGACTTAGATATGGAATTTCACCGTCTCGTGTTTTTATCCACCGAGAATCGTTTTTATATTCCTTTTGCCAACGTACTGCGGGTGATGTTTGTCAGCTTTATCGACCGCGCCTCACAGCAAAGCGGCCCGCTTATTGAAGAACATAAAGCAATTTATGATGCCATTATGGCTGGCAATGCCGAGAAGGCGCGCCAAGCTAACTTGCTTCTGTTAGACAAATATAACCAAGGCATGCAGCCGAGTTAGCCTTGCAGCGACGGTCAATGTGTCACAATTAAGATGAAAGCCGCTTATCAATAGCGGCTTTTTTCTTGGCATTCTTGTTATTTGAAGCATTAAATTTACCGGCCAAACCTTGGCTTGGGAAACGCTTCTTCTATTTATCTCTTGGCTAATTGTGGTTATTTAGCAATCGTTATAAACGAGGACTAGACTGGGCTGAATAAGGCTAATCGCAAGCCTGAATAATGCGCTTTTATAAAAGAAATCACTTGAAATGGCAGTGATAGCAAATGTTAGCTCCAATGCTTATTTTATAAAGTCTTCAGCAAGGGAAAGAGCGGGAAGTGAGCTACACTAATGGGGACTATCTATATTTGCGCTTTCTTTGTAGAGCTTAAGAGTGAAGAGCCAGCAATTAAGCAAGTATGGTCTTGGTATTGTCATTTAGTTTTTTTTAAGCGCTGGTGAAGTCATGATAACAATGTCGAGGGCCAAGCATAG from Agarivorans gilvus includes the following:
- a CDS encoding MDR family oxidoreductase, coding for MFKALVLEQVEKQTKASIQQLEDSALPEADVVVKVDYSSLNYKDGLAITGKGKIVRQFPMVPGIDLAGQVESSHDPRFASGDKVVLTGWGVGEGHWGGMAEKASLKADWLVPLPEGLSAQQAMIIGTAGFTAMLCVQALVDAGITPESGEILVTGASGGVGSVAVCLLAQLGYKVAAVTGRVEQNSQLLTDLGASRVIDRAEFAEAARPLEKQLWAGAVDTVGSNMLAKVLAQIDYNGAVAACGLAGGFDLPTTVMPFILRNVSLLGIDSVNCPSAKRVKAWQRLAELLPDSYYQQACSEVSLEQVPEYAEAITNGQVTGRVVIKL
- a CDS encoding FadR/GntR family transcriptional regulator, which translates into the protein MSNGFTPIKGAARSLHLQVAREIARRILSGSLAQGSIIPGELELCQQFGVSRTALREAIKLLNSKGLLESRPKIGTRVRDREYWNFLDPQLLDWMLGLENTEFAYREFLALRRAIEPEAAALAARNATAELRMRLSEVFQAMMASVSSDGDLSAWADLDMEFHRLVFLSTENRFYIPFANVLRVMFVSFIDRASQQSGPLIEEHKAIYDAIMAGNAEKARQANLLLLDKYNQGMQPS